In Fusarium oxysporum f. sp. lycopersici 4287 chromosome 9, whole genome shotgun sequence, the genomic stretch TATTCTTCATGCTGTTGGTCAAGGAGCGTTGGGAGTTGAGTGCCGAGCGGATGACGAAGAGGTGATTCGGTTGCTCAAGACGATCGAGAACGAACAGACAGCTCTTGCTTGCGAAGCCGAGCGAGCACTTATGAGGGCACTTGAGGGTGGCTGCAGTGTGCCTATTGGTGTTGAGACCAAATGGGTTGACGACAAGTTACATATGAAGGCTACGGTCGTCAATCTTCGGGGTGACCACGGTGTCGACTCTGACATAACAGAACCTGTCAAGACACATGAAGAGGCAGACAAGTTTGGGAGAAAGTTGGCGAATGCATTGGTTGAACGGGGAGGCGGTAGTattcttgatgagatcacTAGGCTCCGACAAGTCCCGGAGACAGTCAAGTAGCGTCATGGCAGTCGGGGACTGCACGGCAGATCAATACCCTTGTATTCTATTCAGCTCCAGCAAAAGTCTTGTAGGCCTCGGCATCCAATAGTTTCTCAAATTGTTTCGCaccctcctcatccacctcgaCCTTTGCGATCCAACCACCTCCAGCGCTGTCGTCCTCGGGGACCTTGTTGATAGTTGAAGGCTTCTCCTCGAGGTTGTCGTTGACTTGTAGGACTCGTAGACGAACAGGAGCGTTGATGTCGCTTGCAGACTTGACAGACTCGACAGCTCCGACAGCATCGCCTTGCTCGACCCATGTTCCAGCCTCGGGTAGTTCGAC encodes the following:
- a CDS encoding glycine cleavage system H protein, with amino-acid sequence MASISRTLRAAAPLARGIVPRAAIRTPIRAFSSTKLSLARRYTKDHEWIDLSADKKHGFVGISEYAAEQLGDVVYVELPEAGTWVEQGDAVGAVESVKSASDINAPVRLRVLQVNDNLEEKPSTINKVPEDDSAGGGWIAKVEVDEEGAKQFEKLLDAEAYKTFAGAE